Proteins from one Podospora pseudoanserina strain CBS 124.78 chromosome 1, whole genome shotgun sequence genomic window:
- a CDS encoding hypothetical protein (EggNog:ENOG503NWT2; COG:Q), with amino-acid sequence MGSNSTNNFNAASLFSVEGMVAVITGGGTGIGLTMAQALAANGASKIYLLGRRKSVLDTAALQNPSVFIPIQCDVTSASSLQSAVDIITEQSGFVNLFVANSGVLGPTNGFDPSMSLSEIRQKMFDEKTMSAMTDCLNVNVTGAFFSIVAFLELLDMGNKNAVEGKGSKVFGRRDKQGSDVPSVQSQVIVTSSIAAFSRHPASKPAYAASKAAVLHLAKQASSNLARFGIRVNALAPGLFPSELASGLIGSRDPGTESSDDPRFIPARRFGGEEEMAGTILYLASRAGSYCNGMVLVNDGGRLAVMLGSY; translated from the exons ATGGGatccaacagcaccaacaacttCAACGCCGCCTCGCTCTTCAGCGTGGAGGGTATGGTCGCCGtcatcaccggcggcggAACTG GCATCGGTCTCACTATGGCCCaagccctcgccgccaacgGCGCCTCCAAGATctacctcctcggccgccgtAAATCCGTCCTCGACACCGCCGCCCTTCAGAACCCCTCCGTCTTCATTCCCATCCAATGCGACGTCACCTCTGCGTCATCCCTCCAGTCCGCAGTCGATATCATTACTGAGCAGTCCGGATTCGTCAACCTCTTCGTTGCCAACTCCGGCGTGCTTGGACCCACTAACGGGTTTGACCCCTCCATGTCCCTGTCGGAGATTCGGCAGAAGATGTTCGATGAGAAGACAATGAGCGCAATGACGGATTGTTTGAATGTTAACGTTACGGGTGCGTTTTTCAGCATTGTGGCGTTTTTGGAACTCTTGGACATGGGGAATAAGAATGCGGttgaagggaagggaagtaAGGTCTTTGGACGGAGGGATAAGCAGGGGAGTGATGTGCCGAGTGTGCAGAGTCAAGTTATTGTTACTAGTAGCATTGCTGCTTTCAGTCGTCACCCAGCGTCCAAGCCGGCATACGCGGCGAGTAAGGCGGCGGTTTTGCACCTTGCCAAGCAGGCCAGCTCGAATTTGGCGAGGTTTGGGATTCGGGTGAATGCGCTTGCACCTGGAT TGTTCCCATCTGAGCTCGCGTCCGGGCTGATTGGAAGTCGAGACCCCGGCACTGAATCCAGCGACGACCCGCGGTTTATTCCCGCCAGAAGatttggcggggaggaggagatggcgggCACGATATTGTATCTTGCCAGCCGCGCTGGAAGTTACTGCAACGGTATGGTGCTCGTGAACGATGGGGGCCGGTTGGCTGTCATGCTTGGGAGCTACTGA
- a CDS encoding hypothetical protein (COG:I; COG:Q; EggNog:ENOG50KOG1205) codes for MSTAADKTIILITGANSGIGLETTVALSKSSPSYHLLLGSRSFQKGQAALFKIQADHGPALLSPITPIEVDVTSTSTIEATKTYLESTFSRLDIDILIQNAGIIVHHPCTTLENLRLTFETNVFGPRVLTETLVPLLQKSTNPRVIYVSSEQGSITLRLDPEYPWRDVPGTEYRMSKAALNMLAACDRYGFRSWGGKVTSFNPGWCVTNLTGEEGRVMRERGGARSAEDPARALVEVVNGKRDKEAREESGILYLDGGVRPW; via the exons ATGTCCACCGCTGCCGACAAGACCATCATTCTCATCACCG GCGCCAACAGCGGTATCGGCCTCGAAACCACCGTcgccctctccaaatcctccccctcctaccatctcctcctcggctcccGCTCCTTCCAAAAGGGGCAAGCCGCCTTGTTCAAAATTCAAGCCGACCACGgccccgccctcctctcccccatcacccccatcgAGGTGGACgtcacctccacctcaaccatCGAAGCCACCAAAACCTACCTGGAGTCCACCTTCTCCCgcctcgacatcgacatcTTGATCCAAAACGCCGGCATAATCGTCCACCATCCCTGCACCACCCTCGAGAACCTCCGCCTCACCTTCGAGACCAACGTCTTCGGCCCCCGCGTCCTCACCGAGACCCTCGTCCCCCTTTTGCAGAAGTCCACGAACCCGAGGGTAATTTATGTGTCGTCCGAACAAGGGAGTATTACACTCAGATTGGACCCAGAGTACCCCTGGCGTGACGTCCCGGGCACGGAGTACAGGATGAGCAAAGCGGCCTTGAATATGCTGGCCGCGTGTGATAGGTATGGTTTTAGAAGTTGGGGGGGAAAGGTGACGAGTTTTAATCCGGGGTGGTGTGTGACGAAtttgacgggggaggaggggagagttatgagggaaagggggggcgCGAGGAGTGCTGAGGATCCGGCGAGGgcgttggtggaggtggtgaatggGAAGAGGGATAAAGAGGCACGGGAGGAGAGTGGGATTTTGTAtttggatgggggggttagGCCTTGGTGA
- a CDS encoding hypothetical protein (EggNog:ENOG503P8WW), translating into MRSHCHSRTRATIQTALARRFVPPSAPHGSRSRFGVSSHHHPGNRPLLINHPQVFPAEVAVFLAGRAPSPAAGATNPAFFPPSRHFTTKTSPVSTAMPSSPGEGQEERQQAISGEEWEDASPAQQIKWLLGPEGSKWGWVVYRTCYKPELDAPWEMLQRIIVANCKDEVGDDPEVLDKMDWRFVSDPTTLDGADRDQLRGKFKTFVEGEDPGVVVAKDGGLGTKGSRYEVFLEADEQALLSCLGMDSGKGGDYGAYVNVVRGWVDSRMMPPEDASAEEREEWDLDDWMRISVGMVGPASWVEMDNPDNWYIYWTKPECGRVWAS; encoded by the coding sequence ATGCGCAGCCACTGTCACTCTCGGACTCGCGCTACCATCCAGACAGCACTCGCTCGACGTTTCGTCCCTCCCAGCGCTCCACACGGGTCTCGTTCTCGTTTTGGTGTctcatcacatcaccaccccggcAATCGTCCTCTCCTTATCAATCACCCCCAGGTCTTCCCAGCCGAAGTGGCAGTCTTCCTCGCAGGACGTgcaccatcgccagcagcaggagcaacaAATCCTGCCTTCTTCCCTCCGAGTCGGCATTTCACCACAAAAACATCACCTGTAAGCACCGCAatgccttcttccccaggaGAAGGACAGGAGGAGCGGCAGCAGGCCATCTCCggagaggagtgggaggacgCCTCCCCCGCCCAACAGATCAAGTGGCTCCTCGGTCCTGAGGGGTCCaaatggggatgggtggtttACCGAACCTGCTACAAGCCCGAGCTAGACGCCCCGTGGGAGATGCTGCAGCGGATCATCGTTGCGAATTGCAAGGAcgaggttggcgatgacCCGGAGGTGCTTGACAAGATGGATTGGCGGTTTGTTTCCGACCCCACGACCCTCGACGGTGCGGATCGAGATCAACTGAGGGGGAAGTTCAAAACCTTCGTAGAGGGAGAAGACccaggggtggtggtggcaaaAGACGGCGGGTTGGGTACGAAAGGGTCGAGGTATGAGGTCTTTTTGGAGGCTGATGAACAGGCGCTGTTGAGTTGCTTGGGGATGGATTCAGGTAAGGGGGGTGATTATGGAGCGTATGTGAACGTTGTGAGAGGGTGGGTGGACAGTCGCATGATGCCTCCGGAGGATGCTAGCGcagaggagagagaagagtGGGATTTGGACGATTGGATGAGAATCAGTGTGGGCATGGTTGGGCCGGCGAGTTGGGTGGAGATGGACAATCCCGACAATTGGTATATATATTGGACGAAGCCAGAGTGTGGGAGGGTGTGGGCATCTTGA
- the PTR2_1 gene encoding peptide transporter ptr2 (COG:E; EggNog:ENOG503NVVT), whose protein sequence is MPASCYYLCVVEFAERASYYGCFQYGKTLIPFAISLYMLAIGAGKEVIAQDGPFQDCSCFVAQFKPNISPMVMDQSPHKVAHRVIVDPEASFNSVMLWFYLLINIGACFGVPTVYLAKIVGYWVAYLVPTIL, encoded by the exons ATGCCGGCTTCCTGTTACTACCTCTGCGTCGTCGAGTTTGCCGAACGCGCCTCGTACTATGGCTGTTTCCAA TATGGCAAGACGTTGATACCCTTTGCCATTTCTCTCTACATGTTGGCCATCGGCGCAGGTAAGGAAGTAATTGCACAAGATGGCCCATTCCAGGACTGCTCATGTTTCGTAGCCCAGTTTAAGCCCAACATCTCCCCTATGGTCATGGACCAAAGTCCGCACAAAGTCGCACAT AGAGTCATTGTGGACCCTGAGGCTTCCTTCAACAGCGTCATGCTGTGGTTCTACCTTCTGATCAACATCGGCGCCTGCTTTGGTGTTCCCACCGTATACCTGGCCAAGATCGTCGGCTACTGGGTGGCCTACCTTGTCCCGACCATCTTGTAA
- a CDS encoding hypothetical protein (EggNog:ENOG503P0PA; COG:G; CAZy:CBM50): MVISRSGSTANTLSWFVGLLSTFTIAIAQQFSDGLLGYHVYPGLSDQCAEALNTTITNCASFLATVAVDIPRLDSRSLEILCTATCRSSLSSVRGTIASRCRGNTDVLEIESIVYPATFVIDRFLYAITGRFCDQIYMDALSNGTASNGCSDCALGVVSRQLNSPFGYHPDFANDFRSKTSECGATGYTFTSPAPYAISTKPNTSPTEIPTCVSPYTVQAGDTCDSIAVTRGVSTHSVVKAGGTDPDCTTLQVGVKLCLPEPCKLYRVQYDDTCERILASVTGLQAHDLLTWNPNINPLCTNLGSMAKKLICISPPGRTLDEVTRITTLPLTTTQPPETAVPRPTNAKAESHTRCGSWYEIQEGDYCQAISIRQAIPLQDFFFLNPSISNPDCLNLWLETSYCVKPVGDINMYSDYPYSTSPVYTLTSSNYVTTTASLVDRVPPIPTPIISLPLAPGSRTAADGCLGFVNHRVVVPQMDQSLQTDVPPLTNMINSCDYVLGAYEVHLDEFLSWNPSLVAVSPCYLQAGYRYCAAHRNATGECLFYDQLTPNRQNNLLTFTSLYPCEDIALDHNITVSDLMTWNPWIGPSSSVCDTGIYANLPESSERPICVGTGTRSNTSSVTSAQRTTTTTARSTTPSLTTSDSPGAPTQTGIVAGCRKYYIAQAGDGCWAIASSNNINLDDFYGWNPAG; this comes from the exons ATGGTCATTTCACGATCAGGATCGACTGCGAATACACTCAGCTGGTTCGTTGGTCTCCTGTCGACCTTTACCATTGCAATCGCTCAGCAATTCAGCGATGGGCTCCTCGGCTACCATGTCTACCCAGGGCTGAGTGACCAGTGTGCCGAAGCTTTGAACACAACCATCACAAATTGCGCAAGCTTTCTGGCCACGGTTGCTGTCGACATACCCCGTCTTGACTCGAGGTCTCTTGAGATTCTGTGTACCGCGACATGCAGGTCCTCCCTGTCTTCCGTCCGAGGGACAATCGCCTCGCGCTGTCGAGGCAATACCGATGTCCTCGAGATAGAGTCAATCGTTTATCCTG CCACGTTCGTGATTGACAGGTTTCTCTATGC AATCACCGGCAGGTTCTGCGATCAGATCTATATGGACGCCCTCTCAAACGGCACGGCGTCTAATGGCTGCTCCGACTGCGCTTTGGGTGTTGTGAGTAGACAATTGAACTCGCCTTTTGGGTATCACCCCGATTTTGCGAACGACTTTCGTTCCAAAACGTCGGAGTGCGGTGCCACGGGTTATACCTTTACCTCGCCAGCACCATATGCCATCAGCACGAAGCCCAACACGAGCCCGACAGAAATCCCAACATGCGTGTCGCCATACACCGTCCAAGCAGGAGATACGTGCGACTCGATTGCGGTGACCAGGGGTGTCTCGACTCATAGCGTTGTCAAGGCCGGCGGTACGGATCCCGACTGCACTACCTTGCAGGTCGGCGTGAAGCTGTGCTTGCCAGAGCCGTGTAAACTCTATCGTGTTCAGTATGACGATACATGCGAGCGTATTCTGGCGTCTGTCACTGGTTTGCAAGCGCATGATCTTCTAACTTGgaaccccaacatcaacccactCTGCACCAACCTGGGATCGATGGCGAAAAAGCTCATTTGCATCAG TCCCCCTGGCAGGACTTTAGACGAAGTTACCAGGATAACGACCCTGCCTCTAACCACTACGCAACCTCCTGAAACAGCCGTCCCTCGCCCAACAAACGCCAAAGCCGAGTCACACACCCGGTGTGGCAGCTGGTATGAAATTCAAGAAGGGGACTACTGCCAAGCCATCTCCATCCGCCAGgccatccccctccaagacttcttctttctcaacccatccatcagCAATCCCGACTGCCTCAACCTCTGGCTCGAGACTTCCTACTGTGTCAAGCCAGTGGGCGACATCAACATGTACAGCGACTACCCTTATTCCACATCCCCGGTCTACACGCTCACTTCGTCCAACTACGTCACAACCACCGCTTCTCTGGTTGACAGGGTGCCGCCCATCCCCACTCCCATCATCTCGCTGCCTCTAGCACCTGGCTCGCGGACAGCAGCCGACGGCTGCCTTGGGTTTGTCAACCATCGGGTCGTCGTTCCACAGATGGATCAGTCCCTGCAGACGGATGTGCCCCCCTTGACCAACATGATCAACAGTTGTGACTACGTCCTAGGGGCGTATGAGGTCCACCTCGACGAGTTTCTGTCCTGGAATCCCAGTCTGGTGGCAGTGAGTCCTTGCTACCTGCAGGCTGGGTACAGGTATTGTGCTGCGCACCGAAACGCTACAGGCGAGTGCCTATTTTATGACCAGCTTACACCAAACCGACAGAACAATTTGCTAACATTTACGTCTC TCTACCCTTGCGAAGACATCGCCCTGGACCACAACATCACAGTGAGCGACCTCATGACCTGGAACCCCTGGATAGGACCAAGCTCGTCCGTCTGTGACACGGGCATATACGCCAATCTTCCCGAGTCTAGCGAGCGTCCGATCTGCGTGGGGACAGGGACAAGAAGCAACACCAGCTCTGTGACGTCAGCACaaaggacgacgacgacaacggcTAGAAGCACTACTCCTAGCCTCACAACCTCCGATAGTCCAGGCGCTCCTACGCAGACGGGAATCGTGGCGGGTTGCCGGAAGTACTACATCGCGCAGGCAGGAGATGGTTGTTGGGccatcgccagcagcaacaacatcaatcTCGATGACTTTTATGGGTGGAATCCAGCAGGTTAG
- a CDS encoding hypothetical protein (EggNog:ENOG503PQYH) has protein sequence MFTKSLLISALAGVALSTPAPAITPAPIYQRQQQSDSSLTLECQAQYESMIARAPNPSNDSPVIQWLNSEDILRIVDSEDVNSLCSAMYGDGGLKPPASVASAWSSYMSEANDYASSMAEPASSLKSKCPATIGAAIALLAITDENSCKTAYAAYSNVLDGTTEGGSSPTTTTGPARTTTLSPVPTVTTGPNPEDEDEGGNENENVEEGGNAQTTSTSTAGGARETGFVVAAAAAMAVAVAGGMAAL, from the coding sequence ATGTTCACCAAAAGCCTCCTcatctccgccctcgccggcgtCGCCCTCAGCACCCCGGCCCCGGCCATCACTCCTGCGCCCATCTACCAGCGCCAACAACAATCcgactcctccctcaccctcgaaTGCCAAGCCCAGTATGAATCCATGATAGCCCgcgcccccaacccctccaacgacTCCCCCGTCATCCAATGGCTCAACTCCGAGGACATCCTCCGCATCGTCGACTCCGAGGACGTCAACAGCCTGTGCTCCGCCATGTACGGCGACGGTGGCCTCAAGCCCCCCGCCTCCGTCGCGTCCGCCTGGTCCAGCTACATGTCCGAGGCAAACGACTACGCGAGCTCCATGGCCGAGCCGGCTTCTAGCTTGAAATCCAAGTGTCCCGCCACGATTGGTGCGGCCATCGCGCTGCTGGCTATTACCGACGAAAATTCGTGCAAGACGGCGTACGCGGCGTACTCGAATGTCCTTGATGGGACTACGGAGGGTGGCTCCAgcccgacgacgacgacgggtCCGGCGAGGACCACGACGTTGAGCCCTGTGCCGACGGTGACGACTGGCCCGAAccccgaggatgaggatgaggggggaaatGAGAATGAgaatgtggaggagggaggaaatGCCCAGACGACTAGCACCTCTACGGCCGGCGGTGCTAGGGAGACGGGATTCGTTGTGGCTGCCGCtgcggcgatggcggtggcggtggctgGTGGGATGGCTGCTCTCTAG
- a CDS encoding hypothetical protein (CAZy:GH18; COG:G; EggNog:ENOG503NVAI), with protein sequence MRSLNAQQHIWLALFLFLAIVSVQFWSYAPKDRSSHSELTARQRLPVTGNDTTASRSTASSNNLEAFGQPPAGFARVLVDDPYTCGPRRPCSNGACCGPSGNCGYAPAYCGTGCLSNCDAKAPCGQYAKIPGTTCPLNACCSEHGFCGTTEEFCRPGCQSNCVLEPQPPGGSPKNASMDILIGYYESWSYRSKCNQKSPSDLPLTELTHLFYAFAFIEPRSYALTTMDDETSEDLWQLTVDAKKFNPSLKVYVAVGGWTFSDNDTVTQPLFGEIASTESNRQKFADGVVKFLNKYGFDGLDIDWEYPGAPDRGGKPEDTPNFVLLLKTLRSTFDASPRRLGITFTIPSSFWYLRWFDLPGLLQYADWANMMSYDLHGTWDRNNPIGAIAQAHTNLTEINLAAQLLWRVGVRPDQVVLGYGFYGRSFQLENPRCSTPGCPFSGGAKQGPCSKEAGILMYYEIQAILKQVPNIKPVFDRKAAVKYFTFDRDQWISYDDAETFKLKKEWANRIGFGGSMIWAVDTDDDKFSAMSGLVGYQVSHVDTSLNGVVALAQTSKNVAHSLQGENGQGCRVIKEYDCKPARDLRCLKGESLVGWDRDGCGKEDEGKPICCPEDTAPQKCVWRGSGNDGGIWGDCNGQCHAGEARVLNSRWGGGPEKDRESDPYVCARGNKVFCCEAGDWKTVIDGCYWTTCFGGGDCGTGFKELATKKGACPMSGEPKYCCPNDTPLHSCTWRGSAPECVDSNCKMQEDGKDLAEVQVDSHAGGSSWNLCSWGRKKSMCCQVSKRLPPPLVCDKTTCDLDPAACIDNDGEFDLITQRRGIVVLEKRTAPRKFSWWTTNGAEITQWSLAYVTGRALWRLAQQGFLDRYYDVHSQNCDNARVESRPIEEGGDLTLPPNLQVEHPLPLVAVARFAAVANHGQHWNPRRAGYMGRNGRPIGQLTPEGPQTRTPGIRAEFWQNVWNNANGLPAGLPPVTPNSSDIRRPVERLYEAIGSNRNPAPFTFLHAAVNAQKGRIEGYVRPMSEEILEEYLDNAQDGDETAVNRFLNPLRETRGVFQYVRDDQVVTQLDGAVSAIYQQLGLIERNVLEAQGLTAHWNEFYPHYFSQVSEFARIWAQDHIRAIREYYDEHPDTVYRDEVLKELKEIEDSIPDWKYKFED encoded by the exons ATGCGCTCATTGAACGCACAGCAACACATATGGCTTGCTTTATTCCTCTTCCTGGCTATTGTCAGCGTTCAGTTCTGGAGCTACGCCCCAAAGGACCGGTCAAGTCATTCCGAACTGACAGCTCGACAACGTTTGCCCGTTACCGGCAACGACACCACAGCGTCACGCTCGACCGCTAGTTCCAACAACTTGGAAGCATTTGGACAGCCTCCCGCCGGCTTTGCACGAGTCCTCGTTGATGACCCCTATACATGTGGTCCTCGTCGGCCGTGCTCCAACGGAGCGTGTTGCGGTCCATCGGGAAACTGCGGTTACGCCCCTGCTTATTGCGGCACAGGATGTCTTTCGAATTGTGATGCGAAAGCCCCATGCGGGCAGTACGCAAAGATACCCGGAACCACTTGCCCTCTGAATGCTTGTTGCAGCGAGCATGGGTTCTGTGGGACGACAGAG GAGTTTTGTCGGCCTGGGTGTCAGTCAAATTGTGTTCTGGAACCGCAACCACCGGGCGGCTCTCCCAAGAATGCATCCATGGATATCT TAATCGGATACTATGAGTCTTGGAGTTACCGATCGAAATGCAACCAGAAATCCCCCAGCGATCTCCCTCTGACGGAGCTCACACACCTCTTCTACGCCTTTGCTTTCATCGAACCGCGGAGCTATGCACTTACCACCATGGACGACGAAACTAGCGAAGATCTGTGGCAGTTGACAGTCGACGCAAAGAAATTCAATCCAAGCCTCAAGGTATATGTGGCAGTCGGAGGCTGGACATTCTCAGACAATGACACGGTCACCCAACCACTCTTTGGTGAAATCGCTAGCACGGAATCGAACCGCCAAAAGTTTGCCGACGGCGTCGTCAAGTTTCTCAACAAATACGGATTCGACGGCTTAGACATCGACTGGGAATATCCGGGAGCCCCTGACAGAGGTGGCAAGCCCGAAGACACCCCAAActttgtgctgctgctgaagacCCTGCGGTCAACCTTTGATGCCTCCCCGCGCCGGCTGGGCAtcaccttcaccatcccTTCCTCGTTCTGGTACCTTCGATGGTTCGACCTCCCCGGCCTACTCCAGTACGCCGACTGGGCCAACATGATGAGCTACGACCTTCACGGCACCTGGGACCGGAACAACCCCATCGGCGCCATCGCCCAGGCCCACACCAATCTCACCGAGATCAATCTCGCCGCCCAGCTTCTCTGGCGTGTAGGCGTCCGGCCTGACCAGGTAGTCCTCGGCTATGGCTTCTATGGGCGATCCTTCCAGCTCGAAAACCCCAGGTGCTCAACCCCGGGCTGCCCATTCAGCGGCGGCGCGAAACAAGGCCCGTGCTCCAAGGAGGCCGGGATCCTCATGTACTACGAGATCCAGGCCATCCTCAAGCAGGTTCCCAACATCAAGCCCGTGTTCGACCGCAAGGCGGCCGTcaagtattttacttttgaCAGGGACCAGTGGATCTCGTATGATGACGCCGAGACCTTTAAGCTGAAGAAGGAATGGGCCAACCGGATTGGTTTCGGTGGCAGCATGATCTGGGCTGTTGATACGGACGACGACAAGTTTTCTGCCATGAGTGGGCTGGTAGGGTATCAGGTCTCTCACGTGGACACCTCCTTGAACGGCGTTGTGGCGCTGGCGCAGACCTCCAAAAACGTTGCCCACAGCCTGCAAGGCGAGAACGGGCAGGGGTGCAGGGTCATCAAGGAATATGACTGCAAGCCGGCCCGAGACCTAAGATGTTTGAAGGGTGAGagtttggttggttgggataGAGATGGCTGT GGTAAGGAAGATGAAGGCAAGCCGATTTGCTGCCCCGAGGACACGGCACCTCAGAAGTGTGTGTGGCGTGGCAGTGGGAATGATGGAGGGATATGGGGTGACTGTAACGGTCAGTGTCATGCCGGcgaggcgagggtgttgaatTCGAGATG GGGCGGCGGGCCCGAAAAGGATCGAGAGTCCGACCCCTACGTCTGCGCCAGGGGCAACAAGGTGTTTTGCTGTGAGGCCGGTGATTGGAAAACAGTGATCGATGGGTGCTACTGGACCACGTG CTTCGGTGGGGGTGACTGTGGTACTGGCTTTAAAGAACTGGCTACCAAAAAGGGGGCTTGTCCTATGAGTGGTGAACCCA aatACTGCTGCCCAAATGACACACCTTTGCATTCGTGTACGTGGAGGGGTAGTGCCCCGGAGTGTGTAGATAGCAACTGCAAAATGCAAGAGGATGGTAAGGACTTGGCGGAGGTACAGGTGGATTCCCATGCGGGCGGCAGCTCGTGGAACCTTTGTAGCT GGGGTAGAAAAAAGTCCATGTGCTGTCAAGTCAGCAAGcgactaccaccaccgttggTTTGTGATAAGACAACCTGCGACCTGGACCCTGCTGCCTGCATTGACAATGATGGGGAGTTTGACCTCATCACACAAAGGCGAGGCATTGTGGTTCTTGAAAAGCGAACCGCACCGAGAAAGTTCAGTTGGTGGACAACCAACGGAGCAGAGATCACCCAGTGGTCCCTTGCCTACGTCACTGGAAGGGCACTATGGAGGCTTGCTCAGCAGGGATTCTTGGATCGCTATTACGATGTACACTCACAAAACTGCGATAATGCAAGGGTCGAATCTCGACCCattgaggagggtggtgacctGACGTTGCCCCCTAACCTCCAAGTGGAACACCCACTGCCG CTTGTTGCAGTAGCCCGTTTTGCAGCAGTTGCCAACCACGGTCAACACTGGAATCCAAGACGCGCCGGATATATGGGCAGAAACGGTCGACCTATTGGGCAACTCACTCCCGAAGGACCGCAAACCAGGACGCCTGGCATAAGAGCCGAGTTCTGGCAGAACGTCTGGAATAACGCGAACGGGCTTCCGGCCGGCTTGCCTCCCGTTACACCCAACTCTTCGGATATAAGGCGGCCTGTTGAGCGTCTCTACGAGGCAATAGGATCCAACCGCAACCCGGCGCCATTCACCTTCCTCCACGCAGCCGTCAATGCACAAAAGGGGCGAATCGAGGGATATGTCCGTCCGATGTCTGAGGAAATACTTGAAGAGTATTTGGACAACGCTCAAGACGGCGACGAGACGGCGGTTAATCGCTTCCTCAATCCGCTGCGCGAAACTCGTGGCGTCTTCCAGTATGTGCGGGATGATCAAGTTGTGACACAGCTAGACGGTGCCGTGTCGGCCATCTATCAGCAGCTCGGCCTGATTGAACGGAATGTGTTGGAAGCGCAGGGGCTGACGGCTCATTGGAACGAGTTCTACCCGCACTACTTTTCCCAGGTGTCAGAATTTGCGCGGATATGGGCCCAAGACCATATTCGGGCGATCCGTGAGTACTACGACGAGCATCCAGATACTGTATATCGAGATGAAGTTCTaaaggagctcaaggagattgaAGATAGCATTCCAGATTGGAAGTACAAGTTTGAAGATTGA
- the PTR2_2 gene encoding peptide transporter ptr2 (COG:E; EggNog:ENOG503NVVT) produces the protein MLPPLLWYLNPRLIKQAPGGSDLPNVFRVLGDCLRHGGMKSIGRSGFWEQGKPSVRTAAGSTKEYGYDDEFVNDVRRAFQACGIFAFTPIYTINDGALGAASNALTSSLVTYGLPNDLLDNLNSISIVVMVPLMNHVIYPILQKRGIYWGPISRMTFGFALCTIGSSGFAILQHYTYQGSPCGYNATTCAEILPKGSKTISDMSYLWHSIPIILTAILEIFVNVMAYGIAYSRSPKNMKGLVSSINLLMTGVAPIVGLLSAPAINDPNLVGVFAAPTILGAVSTVVFYFTLRYIDREDFVLNTGDELGTGRQGPTVDTEKV, from the exons ATGCTTCCCCCGCTCCTGTGGTACCTCAACCCGAGGCTCATCAAGCAGGCACCCGGCGGCTCTGATCTGCCCAACGTCTTCAGGGTGCTCGGCGACTGTCTTCGTCATGGTGGCATGAAAAGCATCGGCCGCAGCGGCTTTTGGGAACAGGGCAAGCCGAGTGTGCGTACTGCTGCTGGCAGCACAAAGGAGTACGGATACGATGACGAGTTTGTCAACGATGTTAGACGAGCCTTTCAGGCCTGCGGGATCTTTGCCTTTACGCCCATTTATACTATCAATGATGGCGCTCTTGGTGCGGCTTCCAATGCTCTGACGTCTAGTCTGGTTACCTATGGCTTGCCCAATGATTTGCTCGACAACCTGAACTCGATCAGTATTGTCGTTA TGGTCCCCCTCATGAACCACGTCATCTACCCCATTCTACAGAAGCGAGGCATCTACTGGGGCCCCATCAGCCGCATGACTTTTGGCTTCGCGCTGTGCACCATTGGCTCCTCGGGCTTTGCCATTCTGCAACATTACACCTACCAAGGGTCCCCTTGTGGTTACAACGCGACGACATGCGCCGAGATCCTCCCCAAGGGTTCGAAGACAATTTCCGATATGTCCTATCTGTGGCACAGCATACCCATTATCCTGACGGCCATCTTGGAGATCTTTGTCAATGTCATGGCTTATGGAATTGCGTACAGTCGGTCGCCCAAGAACATGAAGGGGCTTGTCTCGAGTATTAATCTGTTGATGACAGGTGTGGCTCCTATTGTCGGCTTGCTCTCCGCGCCAGCGATCAACGACCCAAATTTGGTGGGTGTGTTTGCCGCGCCGACGATTCTAGGGGCGGTGTCGACTGTGGTGTTTTATTTTACGCTTAGGTATATTGACAGGGAGGATTTTGTGCTCAACACAGGAGATGAGCTGGGGACAGGGAGGCAGGGGCCGACTGTGGACACTGAGAAGGTCTAG